In the Aquimarina spinulae genome, TGTATTAGTATCAGTGTCTTTTTGTATAGATGCTTTAGCCGAGTATGCTTTGATTTCTTTATGCCTTAATCTAGAATACTCAAAAGAAGGAATAATTTGTAGATCTCCTTGTGGCAATGCATCAGGATTAATTCTGATTTTTGTCCAAAGTTCATTTTCTAAAATAGCTTTGTCTAATTTAAAATCCTGATCTGATTCATTTTCAAAATAGGAATGCGAAGTAATCTCGAATTGTTTTCTGTTATTTAATTGCGCATATACATGACCACACCATTCCTGCATCGAATTAGATACTTTAATAGCATGTCGGTTATCTGCCACAGGATAAAATGTGCTCTGCATCACAGAATATGGGTAGATTCCTGTATTAAATTTTTTGGTAGCATTAAGTTTTAGAACGGGTATGTTATTTGTATTTTGGCGATCTGCTTTCACCTGTTTTTTTGGTAAAAAATCTTCAGTAACATAAATAAGAACCGCGGTTCCTTTTCTTATTTCACCATATCGAGCTTGTTCTAGTTGATATGATGATATTTCTGCTTCACCAGCATACCAGTATTTCTTAAAATCTTCGGAGAGCGTTTTTGCAGGTGGTACCTTTTCTTTAATGACCTCTTCAGTTGTAGAGGCTTTGCTCACTTCGTCTGCCTTAATATTGCTACAAGCAATAAAGACTAATACGCCTAATAAAGCGAACAGTAGTATTGACTTTTTCATGATAACGTTTTTATATAGCAAATTACAATAAACCTTGGATTTGGCAAGTACTGTTAACGTTTCAGTAACTATCTAACCTTTATAATTGACAAATGAATGAGAAATTATCTAATGTAATGAGTAGTTAAGAATGTTTTTTGGTATAGAGAGAAATCTACTTATAAGAATGAGAGAGAGAACAGGCAAAAATTAATAAAGACAGTTTAGAAAATACTTCACAATTTAAAAGTGAAAAACGGGATACTTAAATCCCGTTTTTAATTTTTTATATGGTATTAGTTAGGCCCACAAAAAACCTGATTCATACACACGTATCCTGGTGGTAAATATTGATCACAAGAGTGACACATAACATAGGTCCAACCTCCTTTTAGAGATTTTTGTTCTGTTTTGTTAAGTGTTTTGATACCATCCAGGTTTAAGAGATTCTTTAGCATAATATTAAGTTTTAAAAATAATTAAAGAAATATAAACAAAATAAAAACCAGGTAATTACGG is a window encoding:
- a CDS encoding septum formation inhibitor Maf codes for the protein MKKSILLFALLGVLVFIACSNIKADEVSKASTTEEVIKEKVPPAKTLSEDFKKYWYAGEAEISSYQLEQARYGEIRKGTAVLIYVTEDFLPKKQVKADRQNTNNIPVLKLNATKKFNTGIYPYSVMQSTFYPVADNRHAIKVSNSMQEWCGHVYAQLNNRKQFEITSHSYFENESDQDFKLDKAILENELWTKIRINPDALPQGDLQIIPSFEYSRLRHKEIKAYSAKASIQKDTDTNTYTIEYPELDRSISITFNASFPYEIEHWTETYKSGFGPNAKKLTTKATKIKSIKSAYWGKNSNKDEVLRDELGLTNQK